A window of Planctomycetaceae bacterium contains these coding sequences:
- a CDS encoding MotA/TolQ/ExbB proton channel family protein — MSSRTIQELTAPPDMLSWHRMDIEQRLSFPGGRFTRVNTLLSLIVAILLTGSFYLGVLAVPWTSIKSKFTDQGAIPYFTVFIACWCLAILVIKWRKLAMQKRCLGFDIVPQDAEFILSPRTINAVMDRILQLVDDPKQFVLMNRITIALSNLRNLGRVSDVDEILRSQAETDEAVSETSYILLTGFVWAIPILGFIGTVLGLSVAIGNFGGAISAASGSADALLPALKDVTGGLGIAFDTTLVALIFALFIQLCVTFLKKSEQEFLDACSEYCTRHIVNRLRLLPFGEDDSTTEQ; from the coding sequence ATGTCCAGCCGCACAATCCAAGAACTGACTGCTCCGCCTGACATGCTGTCATGGCATCGCATGGACATTGAACAGCGATTGAGCTTTCCGGGCGGGCGGTTCACTCGCGTCAATACATTGCTGTCGCTCATCGTTGCGATCCTGCTGACAGGTTCGTTCTACCTGGGAGTGCTGGCAGTCCCGTGGACGTCAATCAAGAGCAAGTTCACTGATCAGGGGGCAATCCCCTATTTCACAGTGTTCATTGCCTGCTGGTGTCTGGCGATCCTTGTGATCAAATGGCGGAAGCTCGCAATGCAAAAACGGTGTTTAGGATTCGACATCGTTCCACAGGATGCTGAGTTCATTTTGTCGCCTCGAACTATCAATGCAGTCATGGACAGAATTCTGCAACTTGTTGATGATCCGAAACAGTTTGTGCTGATGAACCGGATTACGATTGCACTATCCAACCTGCGAAATCTTGGCCGCGTATCAGACGTTGATGAGATTCTGCGATCACAGGCTGAGACTGATGAAGCAGTTTCTGAAACGTCATACATCCTGTTGACCGGTTTTGTCTGGGCGATCCCAATCCTTGGCTTTATTGGGACCGTTCTTGGTTTGTCCGTGGCGATCGGTAACTTTGGTGGAGCAATCAGTGCTGCTTCTGGTTCAGCCGACGCCCTGTTGCCTGCATTGAAAGATGTAACCGGCGGACTTGGTATTGCCTTCGATACCACATTAGTTGCACTGATCTTTGCATTGTTCATACAGCTATGTGTGACTTTTCTGAAGAAGTCCGAGCAGGAATTCCTCGACGCATGCTCGGAATACTGTACTCGTCACATCGTGAATCGTCTGAGATTGCTACCCTTCGGTGAAGACGACTCAACGACGGAGCAATAG
- a CDS encoding cis-3-hydroxy-L-proline dehydratase, with product MKITRIAAYQIDLPLHEGSYKWSGGKSVDVFDSTIVRVETDSGLAGHGEVCPLGPFYLAAYANGVRAGIAELAPHLLGQNPTQTGRLNHIMDKAMKGHPYVKSGIDIACWDLLGQASGLPVCDLLGGRYGDDFVLYRAISQQPAEQMARNVESYRNAGYTRFQLKVGGDPNEDIERIRAVRAILEPTDKLIADANTGWLMHEAARVVRAVKDIDVYIEQPCLSYDENLSIRRRTDHPFVMDEHIDSLEMLLRAHGDLGADVVNLKISKFGGLTKIRQARDLCLQLGIAMTLEDSWGGDITTAAIAHLAHSTPPEFLFTATDFNSYVTVSNAEGAPQRVNGRMSASTAPGLGVQPRFELFGDPVVDIRL from the coding sequence ATGAAGATCACACGTATTGCCGCCTATCAGATTGACCTTCCCCTGCATGAAGGAAGTTACAAATGGTCTGGTGGTAAGTCGGTTGATGTCTTTGACAGCACCATCGTGCGCGTCGAAACTGACAGCGGACTGGCAGGACATGGCGAAGTTTGTCCGCTGGGACCTTTTTATCTGGCCGCCTATGCGAATGGTGTACGTGCTGGAATCGCGGAACTTGCTCCACATCTACTGGGTCAGAATCCTACGCAGACCGGCCGACTGAACCACATCATGGACAAGGCCATGAAAGGCCATCCCTATGTAAAATCCGGAATCGATATTGCTTGTTGGGATCTTCTTGGACAGGCATCAGGTCTGCCGGTGTGCGACTTACTGGGAGGGCGTTACGGAGACGATTTCGTCTTGTACCGAGCTATTTCTCAGCAGCCAGCCGAACAGATGGCAAGGAATGTCGAAAGCTATCGCAATGCGGGGTACACTCGTTTCCAGCTGAAAGTCGGCGGGGATCCGAATGAAGATATCGAACGGATTCGGGCGGTCCGCGCGATTCTGGAACCAACCGATAAACTGATTGCCGATGCAAATACAGGCTGGCTGATGCATGAAGCCGCGAGGGTGGTTCGAGCTGTCAAAGATATCGATGTCTACATTGAACAACCCTGCCTTTCATACGACGAAAACCTGTCAATCCGGCGACGGACGGACCATCCGTTTGTTATGGACGAGCATATCGACAGCCTAGAGATGCTGTTGCGAGCTCACGGGGATCTGGGAGCCGACGTCGTCAACCTGAAGATCAGCAAGTTTGGTGGGCTGACAAAGATTCGTCAGGCTCGTGATCTCTGCCTGCAACTTGGCATCGCCATGACGCTCGAAGACAGCTGGGGCGGAGATATTACAACCGCGGCCATTGCCCATCTTGCACACAGCACGCCTCCGGAATTCCTGTTCACAGCAACAGACTTCAACAGCTATGTGACCGTAAGCAATGCGGAAGGTGCCCCACAGCGCGTGAATGGTCGAATGTCTGCCTCCACTGCGCCGGGCCTGGGAGTTCAACCTCGATTTGAACTGTTCGGCGATCCTGTCGTCGACATTCGGCTTTGA
- the murQ gene encoding N-acetylmuramic acid 6-phosphate etherase, with translation MSNLSGNHVATESRNTASSAIDEMSSLQIVQLMNDQDATVAEAVRSQAASIAAAIDVITDRIRRNGRLIYMGAGTSGRLGVLDASECPPTFSTPPAMVVGLIAGGQKALTSAVEGAEDEGEQGIQHLKDISLNSCDVVVGIATSGRTPYVIAGLEYARHTGAYAIGFACNPGSALCGVTDLMIEPVVGPEVITGSTRLKAGTATKMVLNMLTTGTMVRLGKTFGNLMVDLTATNEKLVDRSRRIVAELTGLSAQESTEQLQRCNGEVKTAIVASRLGLSASDARIHLANCGGHLRKAIRPGDSPGPTEC, from the coding sequence TTGAGCAATCTTTCAGGCAATCATGTCGCGACCGAATCCCGCAATACAGCCTCGTCAGCGATTGACGAGATGAGTTCTCTGCAAATCGTTCAGTTGATGAACGACCAGGATGCCACTGTAGCAGAAGCCGTCAGAAGCCAGGCCGCTTCGATCGCGGCAGCCATCGACGTGATTACAGATCGAATTCGCAGGAACGGCCGACTGATTTACATGGGGGCAGGAACCTCCGGTCGGCTCGGTGTACTTGATGCAAGTGAGTGTCCACCAACATTCAGTACACCTCCAGCCATGGTCGTTGGCTTGATCGCCGGTGGACAGAAAGCGTTGACGAGTGCCGTTGAAGGAGCTGAGGATGAAGGTGAGCAGGGAATTCAGCACCTGAAGGATATTTCGCTGAACTCATGCGATGTTGTCGTTGGCATCGCCACCAGTGGTCGTACGCCCTATGTCATCGCAGGTCTGGAATATGCTCGACACACAGGTGCCTACGCGATTGGATTCGCCTGCAATCCCGGTTCTGCATTGTGTGGCGTTACAGACCTGATGATTGAGCCTGTGGTCGGTCCTGAAGTCATCACCGGGTCGACTCGACTGAAGGCCGGGACGGCAACCAAAATGGTATTGAACATGCTGACTACCGGGACCATGGTTCGCCTTGGCAAGACCTTTGGCAACCTGATGGTCGACCTGACTGCGACGAATGAAAAGCTCGTAGATCGGTCTCGGCGCATAGTCGCTGAACTCACCGGCCTGAGTGCACAGGAATCGACGGAACAGTTGCAGCGATGCAATGGAGAAGTCAAGACTGCAATTGTGGCTTCGAGGCTTGGATTATCCGCCAGCGACGCGAGGATTCATCTGGCAAACTGTGGCGGCCATCTCCGAAAGGCGATCAGACCAGGTGATTCGCCAGGACCGACGGAATGCTGA
- a CDS encoding helicase C-terminal domain-containing protein, giving the protein MRSDADAHPFEWPLIRDELHLCHALISRDAFTVTPIVPLVNAFPTFADAPRRIYMSATIADDSDIIRTFDANPNSVSSSLSSRSLAGVSERMLLIPDLMPFKFDTHDAIGKLLKWTADQKKGAVILVPSDKAAQHWQDVATVAQGSRQVEGVVEQLQAGSTHGPLVFANRYDGMDLPGDSCRLLVLSGLPTGTSNYELFRAAALYGGTAIIRMLAQRIEQGIGRAARGSGDHCVVVLAGADLAGWIAKEANFQLLTSATRAQMQMGIEISKEVQDLKELANTIKRSFDRDADWTEYHAETLAELVDGGEASGGRFSHVAAERKASEPLARWLSQRRLQNRRF; this is encoded by the coding sequence TTGCGATCCGATGCGGACGCCCACCCGTTTGAATGGCCCTTAATTCGTGATGAACTTCATCTGTGCCATGCGTTGATTAGCCGGGACGCGTTCACAGTCACGCCGATCGTGCCACTCGTCAATGCGTTCCCGACGTTCGCCGATGCACCGCGTCGCATTTACATGTCGGCCACGATCGCCGACGACAGTGACATCATTCGCACCTTTGACGCCAACCCGAATTCTGTGAGCAGTTCCCTGAGTTCGCGATCGTTGGCAGGGGTCAGCGAACGCATGTTACTGATTCCTGATCTAATGCCTTTCAAGTTTGATACGCATGACGCAATCGGCAAACTCCTGAAATGGACCGCCGATCAGAAAAAAGGAGCCGTCATCCTTGTACCGTCGGACAAGGCCGCCCAGCACTGGCAGGATGTGGCTACGGTAGCGCAGGGATCACGTCAGGTTGAGGGAGTCGTTGAGCAACTGCAAGCTGGATCAACGCACGGACCGCTTGTTTTCGCAAACCGATATGACGGAATGGATCTCCCGGGGGATTCGTGTCGGCTGCTTGTATTGAGTGGACTTCCGACGGGCACATCGAACTACGAGCTGTTTCGAGCCGCTGCCCTTTATGGTGGGACGGCGATCATCCGCATGCTGGCTCAGCGAATTGAACAAGGAATCGGTCGAGCCGCACGAGGTTCGGGTGATCATTGTGTCGTCGTGCTCGCTGGGGCGGACCTCGCGGGTTGGATCGCGAAAGAAGCAAATTTCCAACTCTTGACGAGTGCAACGCGCGCTCAAATGCAGATGGGAATCGAAATCAGCAAGGAGGTCCAAGACCTGAAAGAGCTTGCAAACACAATCAAACGAAGTTTCGACCGTGATGCAGATTGGACTGAGTACCATGCGGAAACATTGGCAGAATTAGTCGACGGGGGAGAAGCGTCTGGGGGACGATTTTCACATGTCGCCGCGGAACGTAAGGCGAGTGAACCTCTGGCAAGATGGCTATCCCAAAGGCGATTGCAGAATCGGAGGTTTTGA
- a CDS encoding VWA domain-containing protein, with protein sequence MSDWFYRIKDVELGPVSESELLLLHAEHRIHRETAIRGAGQRNWTTLGRLLARDAIRKPDKKAIQNNVKVGWPSDKQNDVVQRAAEPTSAGPPAIPLDPYDERLQRKHGTIVAGAGISGMLLLLLLMWLLWPQSTSSSPDGRDSASGFSEQGDGLGDAVSSGSSQASAESGDSLLLDETRMAANANSQGRSSPTGSADNGSETSRLASDDSSKNDAQASGSNDVSSLNPGHGLPSDQEEKSDGALQSKLDPSEGEIPNARFAVTAPGEATFFGIRSSGRRFVFVVDRSGSMDGGRLRRAKHELIACLERLPVSVHFTVIFFDDSLQTYTNLTKQDALARATDTEVDRAKQWLQSVDSGGGTDVEMGMSAALSIRPAADVIFLLTDGQFESTTPAVVKSQNSLKARINTIAFETRDGEPMLMEIAKDNGGDYRFVP encoded by the coding sequence ATGTCCGACTGGTTCTATCGAATTAAGGATGTGGAATTAGGCCCGGTCAGTGAGTCGGAACTTTTGCTGCTGCACGCAGAACATCGCATTCACCGTGAGACTGCAATTCGGGGTGCGGGCCAACGGAATTGGACGACCCTTGGGCGACTTCTGGCAAGAGACGCCATCCGCAAGCCCGACAAGAAGGCGATCCAAAACAACGTGAAGGTTGGTTGGCCATCAGATAAACAAAACGACGTGGTTCAGCGGGCGGCTGAACCAACATCCGCCGGGCCACCAGCGATTCCCCTGGATCCGTATGACGAACGCCTGCAACGGAAGCATGGCACAATAGTCGCGGGAGCTGGAATCTCCGGGATGCTCCTTTTGCTCTTGCTGATGTGGCTATTATGGCCCCAATCTACCAGTTCATCCCCTGATGGCCGTGATTCAGCAAGTGGTTTCTCAGAACAGGGTGACGGCCTGGGCGATGCCGTCAGTAGCGGTAGCTCACAGGCTTCAGCAGAAAGTGGCGATTCGCTCCTGCTGGACGAGACACGTATGGCAGCTAATGCCAATTCGCAGGGGCGATCTTCTCCGACGGGTAGTGCTGATAACGGTAGTGAGACATCTCGGCTGGCTAGCGACGACAGTTCAAAGAACGATGCACAGGCATCGGGATCAAACGATGTTAGTTCGCTGAATCCTGGACATGGGTTGCCGTCGGATCAGGAAGAGAAATCCGACGGAGCACTTCAATCGAAACTCGATCCTTCCGAAGGAGAAATTCCGAATGCCCGGTTTGCCGTTACCGCTCCGGGTGAAGCGACATTTTTCGGGATCCGCTCCTCCGGCCGTCGGTTTGTATTTGTGGTCGATCGCTCGGGAAGCATGGATGGGGGGCGACTGCGTCGAGCAAAGCATGAACTGATTGCCTGTCTGGAACGATTGCCGGTTTCCGTTCATTTCACAGTCATCTTTTTTGATGACTCATTGCAGACCTACACCAACCTAACAAAGCAGGATGCACTAGCACGAGCAACTGACACAGAAGTTGACAGGGCAAAACAGTGGTTGCAAAGCGTGGATTCCGGTGGAGGAACTGACGTGGAGATGGGAATGTCGGCAGCATTGAGCATTCGACCAGCAGCGGATGTCATCTTTCTTCTTACGGATGGTCAGTTTGAATCCACTACACCTGCGGTGGTGAAATCGCAAAACAGCCTGAAGGCCCGAATCAATACGATCGCCTTCGAAACACGCGATGGTGAGCCAATGCTAATGGAGATCGCCAAAGACAATGGCGGAGACTACAGGTTTGTTCCATAA
- a CDS encoding arylsulfatase, with amino-acid sequence MSSNPAKALLCLIVVLFLSTADCGAAERSTTSPNIIVFLSDDQGWGDLSLNGNENLSTPNIDQLAKEGTQFDRFFVCPVCSPTRAEFLTGRYHPRGGVYGVSTGGERLNLDEVTIADTLKAAGYATAAFGKWHNGMQYPYHPLGRGFQEFYGFCSGHWGQYFTPMLDHNGEIVTGEGFCIDDFTNHAIRFIEENQDEPFFVYLPYNTPHSPMQVPDTWWNRFADKEITSRHRDPDKEDVVFTRAALAMCENIDWNVGRVLQTLDRLQLTNDTIVLYFCDNGPNSFRWNGGMKGRKGSTDEGGVRSPLIIRWPGKIAAGRKAEPIAAAIDLLPTIADLASVPLISTKSLDGVSLKPLLAPEAIPNEWPDRTLISHWGKRVAARNQRFRLDDAGHLFDMSIDPGQYSNLAEQHPEITEELKDAVRRYRNEVMPGYDKDSRPFLIAHPDFAITQLPARDAVTVGGMTRSSRHPNCSYFSNWCSTEDAIHWKVDVVEEGEFEVGIYYTCAAPDVGATIQLRFRDVMLEGIVSDPVESALIGGSDDRVERGEGYVKNFGRMTLGRMHLPKGTGTLTLSATDIPGSQVMDFRLLTLRRISAEP; translated from the coding sequence ATGAGTTCGAATCCGGCAAAGGCACTTCTGTGCCTGATCGTGGTCCTGTTTCTGTCGACCGCTGACTGTGGCGCGGCCGAGAGATCCACCACCAGCCCCAACATCATCGTTTTTCTCAGCGATGATCAGGGATGGGGCGATCTCAGTCTGAACGGAAATGAGAATCTTTCGACTCCAAACATCGATCAGCTGGCTAAAGAAGGTACGCAGTTCGATCGGTTTTTTGTTTGCCCGGTCTGTTCTCCCACACGAGCTGAATTTCTGACAGGACGATATCATCCGCGTGGCGGAGTTTACGGAGTCAGCACCGGCGGCGAACGACTGAATCTGGACGAAGTGACGATTGCGGATACTCTGAAAGCCGCCGGATATGCGACTGCCGCGTTCGGAAAATGGCACAACGGGATGCAATACCCCTATCATCCCCTGGGCCGAGGCTTTCAGGAATTTTACGGATTTTGTTCCGGCCATTGGGGGCAGTACTTCACGCCGATGCTGGATCACAATGGCGAAATTGTGACAGGCGAAGGCTTTTGCATCGATGACTTTACAAACCATGCGATCAGGTTCATTGAAGAAAATCAGGACGAGCCGTTCTTTGTGTATCTGCCATACAACACACCACATTCGCCGATGCAGGTGCCGGATACATGGTGGAACAGATTTGCCGACAAAGAAATAACCAGTCGCCATCGAGACCCGGACAAGGAAGACGTCGTATTCACCCGCGCAGCCCTGGCAATGTGCGAGAACATCGACTGGAATGTTGGTCGAGTCCTTCAGACTCTGGATCGGCTGCAACTAACCAACGACACCATCGTGCTGTACTTCTGCGATAACGGCCCCAATAGTTTTCGATGGAATGGCGGAATGAAAGGCCGCAAGGGTTCCACCGACGAGGGTGGGGTTCGATCTCCGTTGATCATTCGCTGGCCCGGAAAAATTGCTGCCGGCAGAAAGGCCGAACCTATCGCCGCAGCCATCGATCTTCTGCCAACAATTGCCGACCTGGCCAGCGTTCCCCTCATTTCGACGAAATCACTCGACGGGGTCAGCCTGAAGCCGCTGCTGGCACCGGAAGCAATTCCCAATGAATGGCCCGACAGAACTCTGATTTCTCATTGGGGCAAACGAGTCGCAGCACGCAATCAACGCTTTCGTCTGGATGATGCCGGGCATCTTTTTGACATGTCCATCGATCCCGGGCAGTATTCCAATCTGGCTGAGCAGCACCCGGAGATCACCGAAGAACTCAAGGATGCTGTCCGCAGGTATCGCAACGAAGTCATGCCCGGTTACGACAAAGACAGTCGACCATTCCTCATCGCTCACCCGGATTTTGCCATCACCCAGCTACCTGCAAGAGATGCCGTCACAGTTGGCGGAATGACACGAAGTAGTCGTCATCCCAACTGCAGTTACTTCAGTAACTGGTGCAGTACCGAAGATGCCATTCACTGGAAGGTAGACGTCGTCGAGGAAGGCGAATTCGAAGTTGGCATCTATTACACCTGCGCTGCACCAGACGTAGGGGCCACAATTCAACTTCGGTTCAGAGACGTGATGCTGGAAGGAATCGTCTCAGATCCGGTTGAGTCTGCCCTGATTGGCGGCTCTGACGATCGCGTAGAACGTGGGGAGGGTTACGTCAAGAACTTTGGACGGATGACTCTGGGCAGGATGCACCTTCCCAAAGGAACCGGGACTCTCACACTTTCAGCCACCGATATCCCGGGTTCTCAGGTTATGGATTTCCGATTACTCACACTTCGCAGGATCAGCGCCGAGCCTTAG
- a CDS encoding GYF domain-containing protein: MADAYYIRVRGQVKGPLSREQIVSQIRKKRLGRHHELSEDAVHWERAGDIPGLFESKFSASEEPVVAAATAVDSGVGGSQPAVEENSDAGWYYAKGRNNIGPVTAAEIKSMLATSRLQGSDRVWHGSLEDWTPAQDLPQFMGSVADAGASPVGDRRQTQQKAVIPKATFLEVLMGTSKGASLPDDAIYKYPSLTRYLLVAEGACRIMFVLLSLAVTSGFMVLVGQEVQNRFNDIAIILGVVLIAGIALVLQMVMLWLLFISCLAALEVVRVLIKIENNTSRPATSE, from the coding sequence ATGGCCGATGCGTACTACATCCGGGTGCGTGGACAAGTGAAAGGTCCCCTCAGTCGGGAACAGATCGTGTCGCAGATCCGCAAGAAGCGACTCGGGCGGCACCATGAGCTTTCAGAGGATGCGGTACACTGGGAGCGAGCTGGTGATATTCCCGGATTGTTCGAGTCTAAATTCAGTGCGTCCGAAGAACCCGTAGTCGCAGCCGCAACAGCTGTGGATTCCGGAGTTGGCGGTTCTCAGCCAGCCGTGGAGGAGAACAGCGACGCCGGTTGGTATTACGCCAAAGGTCGCAACAACATTGGACCTGTCACTGCTGCTGAAATCAAGTCCATGCTGGCAACCAGCCGATTGCAAGGCAGCGACCGCGTCTGGCACGGAAGCCTGGAAGATTGGACACCGGCCCAGGATCTGCCGCAATTTATGGGGTCGGTTGCCGACGCTGGAGCTTCTCCAGTTGGCGACCGTCGTCAGACGCAGCAGAAGGCTGTTATTCCAAAGGCCACGTTCCTGGAAGTATTGATGGGCACATCCAAAGGGGCCAGCCTGCCGGATGACGCTATCTACAAGTATCCGAGCCTGACCCGGTACTTGTTGGTTGCGGAAGGGGCTTGCCGAATTATGTTTGTCTTGCTATCGCTTGCTGTCACATCCGGTTTCATGGTGCTGGTGGGTCAGGAAGTACAGAACCGTTTTAATGACATCGCCATCATCCTAGGCGTCGTCCTGATTGCTGGAATTGCTCTGGTGTTACAGATGGTCATGTTATGGCTGTTGTTCATTTCTTGTCTTGCTGCGCTGGAAGTTGTGCGAGTGTTGATCAAGATCGAAAACAATACATCCCGGCCAGCAACGTCCGAATAA